From the genome of Mycobacterium dioxanotrophicus, one region includes:
- a CDS encoding DUF3618 domain-containing protein, with amino-acid sequence MAAADRLPQEPGPDAGIDELQSDIAKTRSELSETVAAMSDKLDVKGRAQDKAAETKEAVVERAHAATDAAKSAPAVPAAAVVAVLAAIGFVWWWRRRDR; translated from the coding sequence ATGGCCGCCGCTGATCGACTGCCCCAGGAACCGGGTCCAGACGCCGGAATCGATGAACTGCAATCCGACATTGCCAAAACGCGCAGTGAGCTCAGCGAGACCGTGGCGGCCATGTCCGACAAGTTGGACGTCAAGGGCCGCGCCCAGGACAAGGCGGCCGAGACCAAGGAAGCCGTCGTCGAACGTGCACACGCGGCGACCGACGCCGCCAAATCCGCGCCGGCGGTGCCGGCGGCTGCAGTGGTCGCGGTGCTTGCGGCGATCGGGTTCGTATGGTGGTGGCGTCGTCGAGACCGCTGA
- a CDS encoding cupin domain-containing protein: MTTSNTSTETAVIVSDINSVELEDWGPLPEATAAPMATAGKKLWTGEGIHEVGIWQCAPGPSRWVFETNETITVLAGRMTVTEEGGAPYEVKAGDNAVFPKGWTGTWDIHETVLKVYTVF, from the coding sequence ATGACAACGTCAAACACGTCAACCGAGACTGCCGTGATCGTCAGCGACATCAATTCGGTGGAGCTCGAGGACTGGGGGCCGCTGCCCGAGGCCACCGCCGCGCCCATGGCCACCGCGGGAAAGAAACTGTGGACCGGTGAGGGCATTCACGAAGTGGGCATCTGGCAGTGTGCGCCTGGCCCGTCGCGGTGGGTGTTCGAGACCAACGAGACCATCACCGTGCTGGCCGGCCGGATGACCGTCACCGAAGAAGGTGGCGCACCCTACGAGGTGAAAGCCGGCGACAACGCAGTGTTCCCCAAGGGCTGGACCGGTACGTGGGACATCCACGAGACGGTTCTGAAGGTGTACACGGTCTTCTGA
- a CDS encoding DUF4235 domain-containing protein, with protein MSRTSKVLYLPLSIATSVAGGLLASALFSQVWKRIDEPNREPPDPKDLDRSASKALTAAAIQGLVFGLVRAAVDRAGAKGYHALTHESPV; from the coding sequence GTGAGCCGTACGTCGAAAGTGTTGTACCTGCCGCTGTCGATCGCGACGAGTGTGGCGGGCGGCCTGCTGGCGAGCGCGTTGTTCAGCCAGGTGTGGAAGCGTATCGACGAGCCCAATCGAGAACCGCCCGATCCCAAGGATCTCGATCGGTCGGCCTCCAAGGCGTTGACGGCAGCGGCCATCCAGGGCTTGGTCTTCGGCTTGGTGCGGGCTGCCGTGGACCGGGCCGGCGCCAAGGGCTATCACGCGTTGACCCACGAATCGCCGGTGTGA
- a CDS encoding protoporphyrinogen/coproporphyrinogen oxidase — translation MKDVVIVGGGLSGLSAAWRLRHWDTLVLESGTRVGGRIRSEKRGRYFLNWGGHVFAGANTATDALLAETGTGSVKVPGSLTGLAMNGKLLLDGPVQSYPLRVPMPMASRVALIRAGAKVGLDVLRYARAVRMRAGESSEVRQQRIYEFENNRTFADYIGDLPEDAEALFRPTITRSAADPDELAAGAGIGYFSLVWNIGQGLDRSILGGPSTLTENIAASVRDRIQLGAAVNEVVHKKNSVVVRYTQDGVDKEVEARYVVLATPATVSHRVAVDLPADLREALSAIVYGPYVSAAFLTNETTPQKWDGAYGIATPKRSFNVALNMGNIVRGMERHRQPGGSLMTFSPASLARKLLDRSDDEIIKTYVDDLDQILPGFGGIVEEAHVQRWHTGAPYCFPGRGKLQPVLTRPSERVFLAGDYLGTLYTETAISSGFTAAQEAASRLSREYQTRTLTSVPSTTSTPAAS, via the coding sequence ATGAAGGACGTCGTGATTGTCGGAGGCGGCCTGTCCGGGCTGTCGGCGGCATGGCGGCTGCGGCACTGGGACACGCTCGTGTTGGAATCCGGCACCCGGGTAGGTGGCCGCATCCGGTCGGAGAAGCGCGGACGGTATTTCCTGAACTGGGGCGGGCACGTCTTCGCCGGCGCCAACACCGCCACCGATGCCCTGCTGGCCGAGACCGGCACCGGCTCGGTGAAGGTACCGGGTTCGCTGACCGGCTTGGCGATGAACGGAAAGCTGTTGCTGGACGGGCCCGTTCAGAGCTATCCCCTGCGGGTTCCGATGCCGATGGCTTCCCGTGTCGCCCTGATCCGCGCCGGCGCCAAAGTCGGTCTCGACGTCTTGCGCTACGCCCGCGCCGTGCGGATGCGTGCCGGGGAATCGAGCGAGGTGCGTCAGCAGCGCATCTACGAGTTCGAGAACAACCGCACCTTCGCCGATTACATCGGGGATCTTCCCGAGGACGCCGAAGCGCTTTTCCGCCCGACCATCACGCGTTCGGCGGCGGACCCCGACGAACTGGCGGCAGGCGCAGGCATCGGATATTTCAGCCTGGTCTGGAACATCGGGCAGGGGCTGGATCGCAGCATCTTGGGTGGTCCGTCCACCTTGACCGAGAACATCGCGGCGTCGGTGCGCGACCGCATCCAGCTCGGTGCAGCCGTGAACGAGGTTGTCCACAAAAAGAATTCGGTCGTCGTGCGCTACACCCAAGACGGTGTGGACAAAGAGGTGGAAGCCCGTTACGTCGTCCTGGCGACGCCGGCCACGGTCAGCCACCGGGTCGCGGTCGACCTGCCCGCCGATCTGCGGGAAGCGCTCTCGGCGATCGTCTACGGGCCCTACGTCAGCGCCGCGTTCCTGACCAACGAGACCACCCCGCAGAAGTGGGACGGAGCGTACGGAATCGCCACGCCCAAGCGCTCTTTCAACGTCGCGCTGAACATGGGCAACATCGTGCGCGGCATGGAACGGCACCGACAGCCCGGCGGCAGCCTCATGACGTTCTCGCCGGCCAGCCTGGCCCGCAAGCTCCTCGACCGCAGCGACGACGAGATCATCAAGACCTATGTCGACGATCTCGACCAGATCCTGCCCGGCTTCGGCGGAATCGTCGAAGAGGCCCACGTCCAGCGTTGGCACACCGGTGCTCCCTACTGCTTCCCCGGACGCGGCAAGCTGCAGCCTGTCCTGACCCGGCCCTCGGAGCGGGTGTTCCTCGCCGGTGATTACCTCGGCACGCTCTACACCGAGACCGCGATCAGTTCCGGATTCACCGCGGCCCAGGAAGCCGCCAGCCGACTGTCCCGCGAATACCAGACCCGCACGCTCACCAGCGTGCCCTCCACCACGTCCACCCCGGCCGCCAGCTGA
- a CDS encoding phage holin family protein, translating into MTTQQKPISEASIPQLVGQLQEQTTRLVRDEIRLAQREFQESARHAGIGAGLISVAGLLAVLGLMTVIAAAVAAIALVLPVWAAAIIVAAVLFIGAGVATLISRRQAQQVPPPAVASAESIKHDFDDIKEARHGRR; encoded by the coding sequence ATGACCACCCAACAGAAACCCATCAGCGAAGCGTCCATACCTCAGCTCGTCGGCCAGTTACAGGAGCAGACGACACGGCTTGTGCGTGACGAAATCCGGCTGGCCCAGCGAGAGTTCCAGGAGTCCGCCCGGCACGCCGGAATCGGTGCGGGGCTGATCAGCGTCGCGGGATTGCTCGCGGTGCTCGGCCTCATGACCGTAATTGCCGCCGCGGTCGCAGCGATCGCGCTGGTGCTGCCCGTGTGGGCCGCCGCGATCATCGTCGCCGCGGTGCTGTTCATCGGCGCCGGAGTCGCGACATTGATCAGCCGCAGACAGGCCCAACAGGTGCCGCCACCAGCAGTCGCGTCAGCCGAGAGCATCAAGCACGACTTCGACGACATCAAGGAGGCTCGGCATGGCCGCCGCTGA
- a CDS encoding GntR family transcriptional regulator produces the protein MVTSVQTTLVTDQVYGVIRDAILSGELPVGSRLRVRDMAAMVGTSVMPVREAIRRLEEAGLAERQPHRGAVVKGLTLEELVHVYDVRRLLEVEAARLGAERITAADCDKMQAEYDQMRQAIVEEDVPAYLDRDEALLAILYEASGNPVIVQVIRTLWHQCRSYKLVGAQGTLGSSSDESLWTYQQKLIDAAAANDGPEAAAVNSESLLNATDRIHALLAAQGQSETAAPM, from the coding sequence GTGGTCACATCGGTCCAGACAACATTGGTGACAGACCAGGTCTACGGCGTGATCCGCGACGCGATCCTCAGCGGCGAGCTTCCTGTGGGGTCAAGGCTGCGGGTCCGCGACATGGCCGCGATGGTCGGCACCAGCGTCATGCCGGTCCGCGAGGCGATCCGCCGCCTTGAGGAGGCCGGCCTGGCCGAACGACAACCGCACCGGGGCGCAGTCGTCAAGGGCCTCACCCTCGAGGAGTTGGTGCACGTGTACGACGTGCGCCGCCTCCTCGAGGTCGAGGCCGCCCGCCTCGGCGCGGAGCGGATCACCGCCGCGGACTGCGACAAGATGCAGGCCGAGTACGACCAGATGCGCCAAGCGATCGTCGAAGAAGACGTACCTGCCTACCTGGACCGGGACGAGGCATTGCTGGCCATCCTCTACGAAGCCTCGGGTAATCCGGTGATCGTCCAGGTGATCCGCACGCTGTGGCACCAGTGCCGGTCGTACAAGCTGGTCGGTGCGCAGGGAACACTGGGATCCTCGAGCGACGAAAGCCTGTGGACCTATCAGCAAAAGTTGATCGACGCCGCCGCTGCCAACGATGGACCGGAGGCGGCCGCGGTGAACTCCGAATCACTCCTCAACGCCACCGACCGCATCCACGCGCTGCTGGCCGCACAAGGGCAATCGGAGACGGCTGCGCCCATGTAA
- a CDS encoding MFS transporter, translating to MTTGHPLDDAPLSAFHKRLALYASGGPFLDGYVLSIIGVALVQISPAFNMSTAQEGLVGASALIGIFLGAFVGGWLTDKFGRQVLFTIDLALIIACSIAQFFVGDVLWLVVLRLLIGMAVGADYPIATSLLAEFSPRKWRGPLLGAFVAMWFVGAVAAYIVGEILVHFDGGWRWMLASPAVPAILIVLARLGTPESPRWLLKKGRVEEANAVLVKVFGPGASVEDLPEEVSENLRIGALIRGGYGKRMVFITIFWTCSIVPLFAVYAFGPKILGALGLTGALANYGSAFITLMFLVGCIVGLVLVNRMGRRTLIIHSFAWAGLALLLLGLFPNASAWIVLALFAGYAVTIGGTQILQWIYPNELFPTEIRGSAVGLASSLSRIGAAVGTYLVPVSLAHLGTGATMIVGAVVTFIGAGVSIMWAPETRGMTLGESCAVNNTPASAVKRAA from the coding sequence ATGACCACCGGTCACCCACTCGATGACGCCCCGTTGTCGGCGTTTCACAAGCGGCTCGCGCTCTACGCCTCGGGCGGACCGTTCCTCGACGGCTATGTGCTGTCCATCATCGGTGTCGCGCTGGTCCAGATCAGCCCCGCATTCAACATGTCCACAGCCCAGGAGGGCCTGGTCGGGGCATCGGCACTGATCGGCATCTTCCTGGGTGCCTTCGTGGGTGGCTGGCTCACCGACAAGTTCGGCCGCCAGGTGCTGTTCACCATCGATCTGGCGCTGATCATCGCCTGCTCCATCGCGCAGTTCTTTGTCGGAGACGTGCTGTGGCTGGTCGTGCTGCGGCTGCTGATCGGCATGGCCGTCGGCGCGGATTATCCGATCGCCACATCGCTGCTGGCCGAGTTCTCGCCACGCAAATGGCGCGGCCCCCTGCTCGGCGCATTCGTCGCCATGTGGTTCGTCGGCGCCGTCGCGGCGTACATCGTCGGTGAGATCCTGGTCCACTTCGACGGTGGCTGGCGCTGGATGCTGGCCAGCCCCGCCGTACCGGCCATCCTCATCGTCCTGGCACGGCTGGGCACTCCCGAGTCCCCGCGCTGGCTGCTCAAGAAGGGCCGGGTCGAGGAAGCGAATGCGGTATTGGTGAAGGTCTTCGGACCGGGTGCCTCGGTGGAGGACCTGCCCGAGGAGGTGTCGGAAAACCTTCGCATCGGTGCGCTGATCCGAGGTGGCTACGGCAAGCGGATGGTGTTCATCACGATCTTCTGGACATGCTCGATCGTGCCGCTGTTCGCGGTCTACGCCTTCGGGCCGAAAATCCTTGGGGCCCTCGGTCTCACCGGCGCCCTGGCCAACTACGGTTCGGCGTTCATCACCTTGATGTTCCTGGTCGGCTGCATCGTCGGCCTGGTCCTGGTCAACCGGATGGGACGCCGGACGCTGATCATCCACAGCTTCGCGTGGGCCGGCCTGGCGTTGCTCTTGTTGGGCCTCTTCCCGAACGCGTCGGCGTGGATCGTGTTGGCGCTCTTCGCCGGCTACGCCGTGACGATCGGCGGCACCCAGATCCTGCAGTGGATCTATCCAAACGAATTGTTCCCCACCGAGATCCGCGGATCGGCCGTCGGGCTGGCCTCATCGTTGAGCCGTATCGGTGCGGCGGTGGGCACCTACCTGGTGCCGGTGTCGCTGGCGCACCTCGGTACCGGAGCCACGATGATCGTCGGTGCGGTAGTCACCTTCATCGGTGCCGGGGTGTCGATCATGTGGGCGCCCGAGACCCGCGGCATGACCTTGGGAGAATCCTGCGCCGTGAACAACACGCCCGCGTCCGCAGTCAAACGTGCCGCCTGA
- a CDS encoding DUF1361 domain-containing protein, with protein MTEARGILLVVALMATTALTLALGITDPAAPLTYPTKFLVWNLVLAWIPMIFAVAFDLVERRLWLLPLGLGWLAFLPNAPYLVTDLVHLGEGYELWRHVLQYGFAAWTGILLGVVSLLLVHKRIERDFGGVWGWLVAVLSVGLCAVGVVIGRFQRWNSWDLVTRPDAVVAATFEWVRSPLSYVQSTGVAMAVAAFFGLAYLTIWALNGLYSRS; from the coding sequence GTGACCGAAGCCCGTGGCATCCTGCTGGTCGTCGCCCTGATGGCGACGACGGCACTGACCCTCGCTCTGGGGATCACCGATCCCGCCGCCCCGCTGACCTACCCGACGAAGTTCCTGGTGTGGAACCTGGTGCTGGCATGGATCCCGATGATCTTCGCGGTGGCCTTCGACCTCGTCGAGCGTCGCCTGTGGCTACTACCGCTCGGCCTCGGCTGGTTGGCATTCCTGCCCAATGCGCCCTACCTTGTCACCGATCTGGTGCACCTCGGTGAGGGCTACGAGTTGTGGCGGCACGTACTGCAGTACGGCTTCGCCGCATGGACCGGCATTCTGCTCGGAGTCGTGTCACTACTGTTGGTGCACAAGCGAATCGAGCGCGACTTCGGCGGCGTCTGGGGTTGGTTGGTTGCGGTCCTGTCGGTGGGTCTGTGCGCAGTGGGCGTGGTGATCGGCCGGTTTCAACGGTGGAACTCCTGGGATCTGGTGACCCGTCCCGACGCGGTCGTGGCGGCGACGTTCGAGTGGGTGCGCTCACCGTTGTCCTACGTCCAGTCGACTGGGGTGGCGATGGCCGTGGCAGCGTTCTTCGGCTTGGCGTACCTGACCATCTGGGCACTGAACGGTTTGTATTCGCGCAGTTAG
- a CDS encoding sugar phosphate isomerase/epimerase family protein, which translates to MTETTPRYQLGMHTYSLHLSGLGESWGFDHAHAFERSIDLLQLMDLAVEWQLDGLHITNVDLESLDEARLAQVKAAAEEHGLYLEYNVSFDAPSDPRVNSTVVDALRNAKAMGADLVKFSLDIDRPRPLYGTCFHPDVMRQLENRLAEFKANLDLLDELDLQIAIENHCDTYADEVVWLVRQLDHPAVGTCVDTINSFVVLEGPEGCIEKMAPYANCVHFCDNKLVVDPNGTHWIGAPIGQGDIDCVKVLNTLRERATRLRRVTFEVEFEQGSDPIEIARKKEIRACEESISYLRDVLGVGVRNR; encoded by the coding sequence ATGACCGAGACCACGCCGCGCTACCAACTCGGCATGCACACCTACTCGCTGCACCTCAGCGGGCTGGGTGAGAGCTGGGGATTCGACCACGCGCATGCGTTCGAGAGATCCATCGATCTGCTGCAGCTCATGGATCTGGCCGTGGAATGGCAACTCGACGGCCTGCACATCACCAATGTCGACCTCGAGTCGCTCGATGAGGCCCGTCTCGCGCAGGTGAAGGCCGCCGCCGAGGAGCACGGTCTTTACCTCGAATACAACGTGTCGTTCGACGCACCGTCGGATCCGCGCGTCAATTCCACTGTGGTCGACGCACTTCGCAACGCGAAGGCGATGGGTGCCGATCTCGTCAAGTTCAGCCTGGACATCGACCGTCCACGGCCGTTGTACGGGACGTGTTTCCACCCCGACGTCATGCGGCAGCTCGAAAACCGACTGGCGGAGTTCAAGGCCAACCTCGACCTGCTCGACGAGCTTGATCTGCAGATCGCAATCGAAAACCATTGCGACACCTACGCGGACGAGGTGGTCTGGCTGGTTCGGCAGCTGGACCACCCGGCAGTCGGCACGTGTGTCGACACGATCAATTCGTTCGTGGTCCTCGAAGGTCCGGAAGGCTGCATCGAAAAGATGGCTCCCTATGCCAACTGTGTGCATTTCTGCGACAACAAGCTCGTCGTCGACCCCAACGGCACGCACTGGATCGGTGCGCCCATTGGCCAAGGAGACATCGACTGCGTCAAGGTGCTCAATACCTTGCGAGAACGCGCGACTCGACTGCGCCGAGTCACGTTCGAGGTCGAGTTCGAGCAGGGGAGCGATCCGATCGAAATCGCCCGCAAGAAAGAGATTCGAGCGTGCGAGGAGAGCATCAGCTACCTACGCGACGTGCTCGGGGTTGGGGTGCGAAACCGCTGA
- a CDS encoding cytochrome P450, with translation MTTVQAECPATRDFLPWKDPQLRVDPYPFYARAQAEAPVSRDEDGTFVLTKFDDLMHYGRLPSVVIAPEWEKAGAWRVLKDMSLGHDEPDHTRLRRMTSKWLTPKRIQDWVKITAEVTDEILDRVGDDGLVDGSDLGVEATHVTVCRLLQVPEDDIESVRREMRKAMPVLSAVPDAGDFEACEEAHEYMRARTAFLIEHGRANPGDGLLNHLLALQDSGEMSEAEVFATTLFFYFVGHMDASYLISSGLQLFTRRPDIFDAFRAEPDVRQAIVTELVRFDAPEPVITRTTTEDLVIRGVHIPAGSVLRLVMGAANRDPDVFDNPHEFDFRRPPEQSRNLTFSFGSHSCQGRLLAEAEVRVVWERIAARYSRIELAGEPVIKNTDASRHYYSLPLRLCP, from the coding sequence GTGACGACAGTCCAGGCCGAATGCCCAGCTACTCGCGACTTCCTGCCATGGAAGGACCCGCAGCTACGTGTCGACCCCTACCCGTTCTATGCCCGCGCGCAAGCCGAGGCGCCGGTCTCAAGAGATGAGGACGGAACGTTCGTCCTCACGAAGTTCGACGACCTCATGCACTACGGCCGGCTGCCATCGGTGGTCATCGCCCCCGAATGGGAGAAGGCAGGCGCTTGGCGAGTTCTCAAGGACATGTCCCTGGGCCACGACGAACCAGACCACACCCGGCTCCGGCGTATGACCAGTAAGTGGTTGACCCCCAAGCGGATTCAGGACTGGGTCAAGATCACGGCCGAAGTCACCGACGAGATCCTCGATCGTGTTGGTGACGACGGGCTGGTCGACGGATCAGATCTCGGGGTCGAGGCCACCCATGTCACTGTGTGCCGGCTCTTGCAGGTTCCCGAGGACGACATCGAGTCGGTGCGGCGGGAGATGCGTAAGGCCATGCCGGTGCTCAGCGCCGTACCGGATGCCGGCGACTTCGAAGCCTGCGAAGAGGCACACGAATACATGCGCGCCCGCACCGCATTTCTCATCGAGCACGGCCGGGCGAATCCAGGCGACGGGCTGCTGAACCATCTGCTGGCCCTGCAGGACAGCGGTGAGATGTCCGAGGCCGAAGTCTTCGCGACGACGCTGTTCTTCTACTTCGTCGGCCATATGGACGCCAGCTACCTGATCTCGTCAGGGCTGCAGCTCTTCACCCGCAGACCGGACATCTTCGACGCGTTCCGAGCCGAACCCGATGTGCGGCAGGCCATCGTCACCGAGTTGGTCCGCTTCGATGCGCCCGAACCGGTGATCACCCGCACGACAACAGAGGACCTCGTCATCCGAGGCGTCCACATTCCTGCCGGCAGCGTCCTGCGCCTGGTGATGGGCGCAGCCAACCGGGATCCGGACGTGTTCGACAATCCACACGAGTTCGACTTCAGGCGGCCCCCGGAGCAGTCGCGCAACCTGACGTTCAGCTTCGGCAGCCACAGTTGCCAGGGACGCCTGCTGGCCGAGGCCGAGGTGCGGGTGGTGTGGGAACGGATCGCCGCGCGTTATTCACGCATCGAGCTCGCCGGAGAGCCGGTCATCAAGAACACCGACGCCTCACGGCACTACTACTCACTGCCATTACGGCTGTGCCCGTAG
- the dapA gene encoding 4-hydroxy-tetrahydrodipicolinate synthase, whose product MTTELRGVLTALSTPFTADEQIDTLALKRIVDRTIDGGVHGVVVGGSTGEFAALSHDERRDLVETVVEHVSGRVPVIAQTGATTTAEAIRLSRAAETAGADVLMLVTPYYEPLTVDETTAYIKDVAAAVQLPVMLYNIPVATGTNLDADTIGSLAREVDNIRYVKDSSANWEQALQLIHHHRDHIDTFIGWDSYIFSALAEGAAGVMAGTANVVPREIVAVYRSIVDGDYAAALVEWKRVYPVIDAMISVPFIPAVKAAQRYLGEAVGRPRRPTADLSPADLARVEAALDLLQRERSLT is encoded by the coding sequence ATGACAACAGAATTGCGCGGTGTCCTCACCGCACTGTCCACGCCGTTCACCGCAGACGAGCAGATCGACACCCTTGCTCTCAAGCGCATCGTGGATCGCACCATCGACGGCGGCGTCCACGGGGTTGTGGTCGGCGGGTCCACCGGTGAATTCGCCGCTCTGAGCCACGACGAGCGCCGCGACCTGGTGGAGACGGTCGTCGAACATGTGTCCGGTCGCGTCCCGGTGATCGCGCAGACCGGTGCGACCACGACGGCGGAAGCCATCCGCCTGTCGCGGGCCGCCGAGACGGCCGGGGCCGACGTGCTGATGCTCGTCACGCCCTACTACGAGCCGCTGACGGTGGACGAGACCACCGCCTACATCAAGGATGTCGCCGCAGCGGTCCAGTTGCCGGTGATGCTCTACAACATTCCTGTGGCGACCGGAACCAACCTCGACGCCGACACGATCGGGTCCCTTGCCCGCGAGGTCGACAACATCCGCTACGTCAAGGATTCCAGCGCCAACTGGGAACAGGCGCTGCAACTCATCCACCATCACCGTGACCACATCGACACCTTCATCGGTTGGGACAGCTACATTTTCAGTGCCCTGGCCGAAGGTGCCGCGGGTGTCATGGCCGGCACCGCGAACGTCGTGCCGCGTGAAATCGTGGCGGTATACCGCTCGATCGTCGACGGGGACTACGCCGCGGCCCTGGTTGAATGGAAGCGGGTCTACCCGGTGATCGATGCGATGATCTCCGTTCCGTTCATCCCCGCGGTCAAGGCGGCGCAGCGCTACCTCGGCGAGGCTGTGGGCCGTCCGCGCCGGCCGACGGCCGACCTGTCACCGGCCGACCTCGCCCGGGTGGAAGCAGCGCTTGACTTGCTGCAACGCGAGCGGTCACTGACCTGA